From the genome of Pukyongia salina, one region includes:
- a CDS encoding alkaline phosphatase family protein encodes MENKRSRKTQRKKEPGALSRFLRSNKEMPLLAAVGAGLYPIFFYFTNNYTLINTSRHLAYFAVMFLVVPMVIFYIAHRISKLDVFESLRKYVLPFLNIFTFLFLLKVCLYAGLQKKLIVLIIVASFIFAYLLYKHLKKIIVVQFILAIIGLVSLVPTVITQINYTDEWMKQPDDIENASFTKKPNVYLIQPDGYVNFSELDKGYYDYDNSKFEYYLLKNNFTNYPNFRSNYASTLASNSATFAMKHHYYNRGTSFSEAINARNVLISSNPVLDLFKKNGYITHFLAQKPYLLLNKPEIGYHKSNFTLDDVAYIGTGLGDPQDIISPLKQFMEEDPGKPKFYFMEIFNPGHIHNRSADSKGVEGERKLWLEGLETANKILREAIDHIRENDPNALIIIMADHGGFVGLEYTKQIYYKTEDRDIIYSIFSSQLSIHWPEEEVPEAGKSIKSAVNVFRAVISYLTEDTSYLEHLQDDGSYVILNKDAPQGIYQYIDDNGNIVIKKR; translated from the coding sequence ATGGAGAATAAACGTTCAAGAAAAACACAGCGTAAAAAAGAACCCGGTGCATTGAGTCGGTTTCTAAGATCTAATAAGGAAATGCCTTTATTGGCAGCCGTTGGCGCAGGACTGTACCCCATATTCTTTTATTTCACCAACAACTATACGCTTATAAATACCTCCAGACATCTGGCTTATTTTGCCGTGATGTTCCTTGTGGTTCCTATGGTGATCTTTTATATAGCACATAGGATCTCCAAACTTGATGTCTTTGAAAGTTTGAGGAAATACGTGCTTCCTTTTCTCAACATCTTTACTTTTTTATTCCTTCTGAAGGTGTGCCTGTATGCCGGATTACAGAAAAAACTTATTGTTCTCATCATTGTAGCGTCGTTCATATTCGCCTACCTGCTTTACAAACACCTGAAGAAAATAATAGTGGTTCAATTCATCCTGGCGATCATTGGTCTGGTATCGCTAGTGCCTACGGTGATCACCCAGATAAATTATACGGATGAATGGATGAAACAACCGGACGATATAGAGAACGCCAGTTTCACAAAAAAACCAAATGTATACCTGATCCAGCCGGATGGCTATGTAAATTTCTCCGAACTGGATAAGGGATACTACGATTACGACAACTCGAAGTTCGAATACTATCTTTTAAAAAATAACTTTACCAACTACCCGAATTTTCGTAGTAATTATGCGTCGACTCTGGCATCTAATAGCGCAACTTTTGCCATGAAGCACCATTATTATAACCGGGGTACCAGTTTTAGTGAAGCTATCAACGCCAGGAATGTATTAATTAGCAGTAACCCTGTTTTAGACTTATTCAAAAAGAACGGATACATCACGCATTTTCTGGCACAAAAACCTTATTTGCTTCTTAACAAACCCGAGATAGGCTATCACAAAAGTAATTTCACCCTGGACGATGTGGCCTACATTGGTACAGGTTTGGGTGACCCGCAGGACATAATCTCACCCCTAAAACAATTTATGGAAGAAGACCCGGGCAAGCCTAAGTTTTACTTTATGGAAATATTCAATCCGGGGCATATTCACAACCGGAGCGCAGATTCCAAGGGAGTGGAAGGTGAGCGTAAATTGTGGCTCGAAGGACTGGAAACCGCAAATAAAATTCTTAGGGAAGCCATAGACCATATAAGAGAAAACGACCCCAATGCCCTAATCATTATCATGGCAGATCACGGTGGTTTTGTGGGGTTGGAATATACTAAACAGATCTACTATAAAACCGAAGACAGGGATATAATCTATTCTATTTTTAGTAGTCAGCTATCTATACATTGGCCGGAAGAAGAGGTTCCCGAGGCAGGTAAATCCATAAAAAGTGCAGTTAATGTGTTTAGGGCGGTGATTTCGTATCTCACAGAGGATACTTCTTATCTTGAGCATTTGCAGGATGATGGCAGTTATGTTATTTTGAACAAAGATGCCCCGCAGGGGATCTACCAGTACATAGACGATAATGGGAATATCGTAATAAAGAAGCGATAG
- a CDS encoding methyltransferase domain-containing protein → MNKTPKKMIKNKHHEASFRDPSGYMFHDEGVLRRAINPIYFQQYNSLKDSGFFDNLIQKKLLISHDETSVSEEKIIITPEPIPFITNPYEWSFEQYKHAALLTLQIQKYALSKGFILKDASAYNVTFHKGKPIFIDTLSFDFYEEGTPWRAFKQFIMHFFGPLVLAHYHGAEILKMMQTHIDGIPLKLIASLLPKKSKFSSTLYTNIHMLAKLESKHSDDYKAETKIAKLSRKAQNNMLENLFNYIRKMELKEASEWGDYYDKTNYNTDSFKAKKELIKAWVEPLAPKRLIDVGGNDGTFARTVLNAVPHVIVTDIDSNAVAHNYKQARENKEENMLAFVCDVLQPAPGIGFNNTERESLIERLQNYAPDVTMALALIHHITLSGNVPFEKSAEFFAKFSNQLIIEFPKREDSWVESLLVRKREFINHFDFYNEQEFEKGYTKYFSLEKKEQIKGTQRLLYLLKRR, encoded by the coding sequence ATGAACAAGACACCGAAAAAGATGATAAAGAATAAGCATCACGAGGCTTCATTCAGGGATCCATCCGGATACATGTTCCACGATGAGGGGGTGTTGCGAAGAGCGATCAACCCTATTTATTTTCAGCAGTACAATTCACTAAAAGATTCGGGTTTTTTCGATAATCTCATTCAGAAAAAACTATTGATCAGCCACGATGAGACCTCGGTTTCAGAAGAAAAGATCATTATCACCCCGGAACCCATTCCCTTTATCACAAATCCGTACGAATGGAGTTTCGAACAATACAAGCACGCGGCTCTGCTTACCTTACAGATACAGAAATATGCGCTTTCTAAAGGATTTATCCTGAAAGATGCCTCTGCCTATAACGTGACCTTCCACAAAGGAAAACCTATATTTATCGACACCTTGTCCTTCGATTTTTACGAGGAGGGGACACCCTGGCGTGCCTTTAAACAATTTATCATGCACTTCTTTGGGCCTCTGGTACTGGCTCATTATCACGGGGCGGAGATACTTAAAATGATGCAGACGCATATCGACGGCATCCCGCTAAAACTGATCGCTTCTTTACTACCGAAGAAATCCAAGTTTAGTTCTACACTTTATACCAATATTCACATGCTTGCCAAACTTGAGAGCAAACACAGCGATGATTATAAGGCCGAAACGAAGATCGCTAAGCTTTCACGTAAGGCACAGAACAATATGCTGGAGAACCTGTTCAATTATATAAGGAAAATGGAGTTGAAGGAGGCCAGCGAATGGGGCGACTATTACGATAAGACCAATTATAATACAGATTCGTTTAAGGCGAAGAAAGAACTTATCAAGGCCTGGGTGGAACCATTGGCTCCCAAAAGATTGATAGATGTTGGGGGTAATGACGGTACCTTTGCCAGAACCGTACTTAATGCGGTGCCACACGTGATCGTTACAGATATAGATAGTAATGCGGTTGCTCATAACTACAAACAAGCGAGGGAGAACAAGGAGGAGAACATGCTGGCGTTTGTTTGTGATGTACTCCAACCTGCACCGGGAATTGGTTTTAATAATACCGAAAGAGAATCGCTTATCGAGCGTTTACAAAACTATGCCCCTGATGTGACCATGGCGCTGGCATTAATACATCATATCACCCTGTCTGGGAATGTACCCTTTGAGAAATCGGCCGAATTCTTTGCTAAATTTTCCAATCAACTTATCATAGAATTTCCTAAACGAGAAGATTCGTGGGTGGAATCGCTGCTGGTTAGAAAGCGGGAATTTATCAATCACTTCGATTTTTATAACGAACAGGAATTTGAGAAGGGTTACACGAAGTATTTCAGTCTGGAGAAGAAGGAACAGATCAAGGGGACGCAACGGCTTTTATATTTACTGAAGCGACGTTAA
- the typA gene encoding translational GTPase TypA, which translates to MNIKNIAIIAHVDHGKTTLVDKIMHHCSLFRENENTGELILDNNDLERERGITITSKNVSVIYKDTKINIIDTPGHADFGGEVERVLNMADGVLLLVDAFEGPMPQTRFVLQKAINLGLKPCVVINKVDKENCTPEEVHEAVFDLMFELGAEEWQLDFPTVYGSAKHNWMSDDWKKPSDSIEPLLEMVLEHIPSPKTEEGSPQMLITSLDYSSFTGRIAIGRLQRGVLKENMPVSLVKRDGSISKTKIKELHTFEGLGRIKVSEVQAGDICALVGLEGFEIGDTVADAEMPEGLATIAIDEPTMSMLFTINDSPFFGKDGKYVTSRHIKERLEKELEKNLALRVEATDSADKFMVFGRGVLHLSVLIETMRREGYELQIGQPQVIIKEIDGVKCEPVEQLTIDLPEEVSGRAIDMVTLRKGEMQSMEAKGDRMICTFVIPSRGIIGLRNQLLTATAGEAIMTHRFLEYQPLKGGIPERLNGSLVSMENGTAIPYSIDKLQERGRFFIDPGEAIYEGQVIGENSRQDDMTVNVTKTKKLSNVRSAGADDKARIVPAIKFSLEEALEYIQKDEYVEVTPSHIRLRKIYLKEVDRKRNKL; encoded by the coding sequence ATGAATATAAAGAATATTGCCATCATTGCCCACGTAGACCACGGTAAAACAACCCTGGTGGATAAGATCATGCATCACTGTAGCCTTTTTCGTGAAAACGAAAATACCGGAGAGCTTATCCTGGACAATAACGATCTGGAACGTGAGCGTGGCATTACCATCACCTCAAAGAACGTGTCTGTAATTTACAAGGATACCAAGATCAATATTATCGACACCCCTGGTCACGCCGACTTCGGGGGAGAGGTAGAGCGCGTGCTTAACATGGCAGATGGTGTATTATTGCTTGTTGATGCCTTCGAAGGACCGATGCCGCAAACGCGATTTGTACTTCAAAAAGCCATTAACCTGGGATTAAAGCCATGTGTGGTGATCAATAAGGTGGATAAGGAGAATTGTACTCCAGAGGAAGTACATGAGGCAGTATTCGACCTGATGTTCGAACTGGGTGCGGAAGAATGGCAGCTGGATTTCCCAACTGTATACGGTTCGGCAAAGCACAACTGGATGAGCGACGACTGGAAAAAGCCCAGCGATTCTATCGAACCATTATTGGAAATGGTACTCGAACATATTCCTTCCCCAAAAACCGAAGAAGGTTCCCCACAGATGCTTATCACTTCCTTGGACTATTCTTCCTTTACCGGCCGAATAGCGATTGGGCGCCTACAACGCGGTGTGCTAAAAGAAAATATGCCGGTGTCGCTTGTAAAAAGAGACGGAAGCATTTCGAAGACTAAGATCAAAGAACTTCATACCTTCGAAGGTCTAGGCCGTATAAAAGTAAGTGAAGTTCAGGCAGGAGATATTTGTGCCTTGGTGGGCCTTGAAGGTTTCGAGATAGGTGATACGGTAGCAGATGCAGAAATGCCGGAAGGCCTGGCGACGATTGCAATCGACGAGCCAACCATGAGCATGCTTTTCACAATTAACGACTCTCCCTTCTTTGGGAAAGACGGAAAGTATGTTACCTCAAGACATATAAAGGAACGCCTGGAAAAAGAATTGGAAAAGAACCTGGCACTTCGGGTTGAAGCTACAGACAGTGCCGATAAATTTATGGTCTTCGGAAGAGGGGTATTACACCTTTCTGTTTTGATCGAAACCATGAGGCGTGAAGGATACGAATTGCAGATCGGGCAACCACAGGTGATCATCAAAGAAATAGATGGTGTGAAATGTGAGCCAGTAGAGCAATTAACCATCGACCTACCTGAAGAGGTTAGCGGCCGTGCTATCGATATGGTCACTCTTCGAAAAGGCGAGATGCAAAGTATGGAAGCCAAAGGAGACCGAATGATCTGTACCTTTGTAATTCCTTCTCGTGGGATCATTGGTTTACGAAATCAATTACTTACAGCTACCGCTGGAGAAGCGATCATGACGCATCGTTTTCTCGAATATCAACCTCTTAAAGGTGGCATCCCCGAACGTTTGAACGGGAGTTTGGTTTCCATGGAAAACGGAACAGCTATTCCGTATTCTATCGACAAACTTCAGGAGCGCGGTCGTTTCTTTATCGATCCGGGAGAAGCTATCTATGAAGGGCAGGTAATAGGTGAGAATTCGCGTCAGGATGATATGACGGTTAACGTCACCAAGACAAAAAAACTGAGTAACGTACGTTCGGCCGGAGCAGATGATAAGGCACGAATTGTACCGGCGATCAAGTTCTCACTCGAAGAAGCCCTGGAATATATCCAGAAGGATGAATATGTCGAGGTTACTCCCAGTCATATCCGCCTTAGAAAGATCTATCTCAAAGAGGTGGATAGAAAGCGAAATAAGCTATAA
- a CDS encoding T9SS type A sorting domain-containing protein yields MGRVRIYLTILAIIFITAEVDAQFGPQQVISTSTESPHFALLFDIDNDGLTDILTASTIDGKLRWYPKLDQNGNFDTQVIINVTPNNYLAIEHIDLDSDGDKDLLFLINNPRRIAWLENTDGAGNFSAEQTIISTQPDYIASMMLLDFDNDGDDDIIASMTDTFTDRIVWFEHIDGQGHFGSENVLINNLTYVGPIVVMDIDNDGLSDILTSHENTGPARLIWYKNLGNSTLGPEQEIYQFPFFSSDLTSIHHLVTADINTNGQQDIVITSHNDDTGTYVYWIENLDNQGSFGSLQLIPNMNGAYNFYDLDNDGSLDILLWNPFIDQIFWKKNLNGEGTFSTGHLITNEAEFPGSAHASDLDDDGYLDIVSASLADDKIAWYKNSGIFGVEDRVKGLFTIYPNPTADQLIITGDPGIQSVEIIDPVGKSVLRFENTAKLDISMLPQGIYFIRIVTVDGLYDLQKIIKK; encoded by the coding sequence ATGGGGAGAGTGCGAATTTATTTGACCATTCTGGCTATTATATTTATTACGGCTGAAGTTGACGCACAATTTGGGCCGCAGCAGGTTATTTCTACCAGTACCGAAAGTCCACATTTTGCCTTATTATTCGACATTGACAATGATGGGTTAACCGATATTTTAACTGCATCGACTATAGACGGGAAATTGAGGTGGTACCCAAAATTGGATCAAAACGGTAACTTCGACACTCAAGTTATCATCAATGTAACTCCAAATAATTACTTAGCGATCGAACATATAGATCTAGATTCCGATGGTGATAAAGATCTCTTATTCCTTATTAATAATCCAAGACGAATTGCCTGGTTGGAAAACACAGATGGTGCGGGAAATTTTAGTGCAGAGCAAACCATTATTTCTACTCAACCTGATTATATAGCATCGATGATGCTTTTAGATTTCGATAATGACGGTGACGATGATATCATTGCAAGCATGACCGATACATTTACGGATAGAATCGTTTGGTTTGAACATATTGATGGACAGGGGCACTTTGGAAGTGAAAACGTCCTTATAAATAATTTAACCTATGTAGGGCCTATAGTTGTGATGGATATAGACAATGATGGCCTTTCGGATATTTTGACTAGTCATGAGAACACCGGCCCGGCCAGATTAATTTGGTACAAGAATTTAGGCAATTCCACCCTAGGGCCGGAGCAGGAGATTTATCAATTTCCATTTTTCTCGTCGGATTTAACAAGTATCCATCATTTGGTGACAGCCGATATTAATACCAACGGGCAACAGGATATTGTAATTACTTCACACAATGACGATACCGGCACTTATGTGTATTGGATCGAAAATCTTGATAATCAAGGAAGTTTTGGTTCGTTACAACTTATTCCGAATATGAATGGAGCGTATAATTTTTACGATCTGGATAATGACGGTAGTCTGGATATTCTGCTATGGAATCCATTTATTGATCAGATATTTTGGAAAAAGAACCTCAATGGAGAAGGAACGTTCTCCACGGGTCATTTAATAACTAATGAAGCAGAATTTCCTGGTTCTGCACATGCCTCCGATCTTGACGACGATGGCTATTTGGATATCGTATCGGCATCCTTAGCGGACGATAAAATTGCCTGGTACAAAAACTCTGGGATCTTTGGAGTTGAAGATCGGGTAAAAGGGCTTTTCACTATATATCCTAATCCCACGGCGGATCAATTGATTATCACCGGGGATCCAGGTATCCAATCGGTGGAAATCATAGACCCGGTGGGTAAAAGTGTCCTTCGATTTGAAAATACCGCGAAATTGGACATTAGTATGCTCCCTCAGGGAATCTATTTCATCAGAATTGTTACAGTGGACGGGTTGTATGACCTTCAGAAGATCATAAAAAAATAG
- the kdsA gene encoding 3-deoxy-8-phosphooctulonate synthase, with protein MNLESIPKIKHTEANNFFLMAGPCAIEGEEMALLIAEKVVAITNRLNIPYIFKGSYKKANRSRIDSFTGIGDEKALEILKKVSEKFDIPTVTDIHESGDAAIAAQYVDVLQIPAFLVRQTDLVVAAANTGKVVNLKKGQFMSPESMKHAVKKVTDCGNEKVLVTDRGTMFGYQDMVVDFRGIPTMKSFATTVLDVTHSLQQPNQAAGVTGGRPEMISTIARAGIATGVDGLFIETHFDPANAKSDGANMLDLSLLEKLLSDLVAIRNTINHL; from the coding sequence ATGAACCTGGAATCAATTCCGAAGATAAAACATACAGAAGCCAATAACTTTTTCTTAATGGCCGGACCCTGTGCTATTGAGGGTGAAGAAATGGCCCTCCTTATCGCCGAAAAGGTTGTTGCTATTACCAACCGGTTAAATATACCCTACATCTTTAAAGGGAGTTACAAAAAAGCGAATCGGAGTAGAATTGACAGTTTCACCGGTATTGGGGATGAAAAGGCCCTGGAGATCCTTAAAAAGGTTTCGGAGAAATTTGATATCCCCACGGTGACAGATATTCATGAAAGCGGTGACGCTGCCATTGCGGCTCAATATGTGGATGTACTCCAAATTCCTGCTTTTCTTGTAAGGCAAACAGATCTTGTTGTTGCGGCCGCAAATACAGGGAAAGTAGTTAATCTGAAAAAGGGGCAGTTTATGAGTCCGGAAAGCATGAAACATGCTGTAAAAAAGGTTACCGACTGTGGCAATGAAAAAGTTTTGGTAACAGATCGAGGGACCATGTTCGGGTATCAGGATATGGTAGTCGATTTCAGGGGTATTCCCACTATGAAATCTTTTGCCACCACTGTCCTGGATGTTACGCATAGCCTGCAACAACCCAACCAGGCAGCCGGGGTAACCGGTGGGCGCCCTGAAATGATTTCGACCATTGCCCGAGCGGGTATAGCCACAGGGGTGGACGGGCTTTTCATCGAAACCCATTTCGATCCTGCAAATGCGAAGAGTGATGGAGCCAATATGCTGGATCTTAGCTTACTGGAAAAATTACTTTCAGATCTTGTGGCTATTAGAAATACGATAAATCATTTATAG
- a CDS encoding DUF1801 domain-containing protein, whose protein sequence is MNPAEAYILNAKEPYRSMLLHLQLVIESVIPDLQLLYKFKIPFYYLNGKQQFLYLNQSKNYVDLVFWHGAHLTNHEDKLVSDNRKHMKSLRYYKMEDIDDEVLIDLLEEAYSYRDRKYYK, encoded by the coding sequence ATGAATCCTGCTGAAGCTTATATTCTTAATGCAAAGGAACCCTACCGTTCTATGCTGCTTCATTTACAACTGGTGATTGAGTCTGTCATTCCTGATCTCCAATTACTTTATAAATTCAAGATCCCGTTTTATTATCTTAACGGAAAACAGCAGTTTCTGTACCTCAATCAATCCAAGAACTACGTAGACCTGGTTTTTTGGCACGGAGCACATCTTACAAACCATGAAGATAAACTTGTATCGGATAATAGGAAACACATGAAGTCCCTTCGTTATTACAAAATGGAAGACATAGATGATGAGGTTTTGATCGACCTCCTGGAAGAAGCTTATTCGTATCGCGACCGAAAATACTATAAATGA
- a CDS encoding CBS domain-containing protein, with protein MNERTPVSTIMTREVVTLKNTDTLENAEQQFKAKKIRHIPIVKGSQVIGILSYTDLLRISFADAFSEDTHEVDTSVYTLFTIEQVMARNLVSVGPGTTIKDVAEIFAAREFHALPVIDEGTLVGIVTTTDLIKYLLEQY; from the coding sequence ATGAATGAAAGAACTCCTGTGAGCACTATTATGACCCGGGAAGTGGTTACGCTCAAAAACACAGATACCTTAGAGAACGCCGAACAGCAGTTCAAGGCGAAGAAAATTCGTCATATCCCTATAGTTAAAGGATCGCAAGTAATTGGGATCCTCAGTTATACAGACCTTCTGCGTATTAGTTTTGCCGATGCTTTTAGTGAAGATACTCATGAGGTGGATACTTCTGTGTACACCTTATTCACCATAGAGCAGGTCATGGCAAGAAACCTGGTAAGTGTTGGTCCGGGTACAACGATCAAGGACGTGGCCGAAATATTTGCTGCCAGAGAATTTCACGCTCTGCCGGTAATAGATGAGGGCACCCTTGTGGGCATTGTAACTACTACAGACTTGATTAAATACCTGCTTGAACAATATTAA
- a CDS encoding winged helix-turn-helix domain-containing protein, with the protein MGIIDNINKLFDHRIRLGIMSILMVNESADFNRLKELLDVTDGNLASHIKALEKEAYILVEKQFIGRKPNTRYSATKLGKAEFRKHIEALERLLRK; encoded by the coding sequence GTGGGAATTATCGACAACATAAATAAACTATTCGACCATCGCATCAGGCTGGGGATCATGTCTATATTAATGGTTAATGAAAGTGCCGATTTCAACCGGCTCAAAGAACTGCTCGACGTGACCGACGGAAATCTCGCCAGCCATATAAAAGCCCTGGAGAAGGAAGCATATATCCTGGTTGAGAAACAATTTATTGGCCGAAAACCCAACACACGTTATAGTGCTACAAAATTGGGGAAAGCTGAATTTAGAAAACACATAGAGGCACTGGAACGGCTGTTGAGAAAATAA
- a CDS encoding Coq4 family protein: protein MNFRKKIIEHLFKLSEKFYTRNFKKHKIAWNIDRSTLLTFPSCTFGYHLGVFLKENNFELIPKVERHDAYHVLTGFGTKVEDEIALQYVCFGNGKRSLYLLGVMIIGTLLLPDYLRYYLRSYTIGARANSFHHWDFKHVLHLPIEELRTVAFPQQYLRKLENKIN, encoded by the coding sequence ATGAATTTCAGAAAAAAAATTATAGAACATCTTTTTAAACTTAGTGAAAAATTCTACACCAGGAATTTTAAGAAACATAAGATAGCATGGAACATTGATCGTTCCACCTTACTCACGTTTCCCTCTTGCACCTTTGGTTATCATCTGGGTGTTTTTCTGAAGGAAAACAACTTCGAACTAATACCCAAGGTAGAACGTCACGATGCCTATCACGTGTTAACGGGTTTCGGCACAAAAGTTGAAGATGAGATCGCATTACAGTATGTGTGCTTCGGCAACGGAAAACGAAGCTTGTACCTCTTGGGTGTCATGATCATAGGCACCTTACTCCTACCCGATTATTTACGCTATTACCTAAGGTCTTACACCATAGGAGCCCGCGCAAACAGCTTTCACCACTGGGATTTTAAACATGTTTTACATCTCCCGATCGAGGAACTGCGCACTGTGGCTTTCCCTCAACAATACCTTAGAAAACTAGAAAATAAAATTAATTAA
- the creD gene encoding cell envelope integrity protein CreD translates to MEQRRSKFGNWMRNSITARMLVVGFLLLVLLIPLQFVQFLIEERSYRQHEVIQEINSKWGNEVLISGPILKIPYKELKEERIYDSNSKVTQTTTRTVISHAYLLPDSLVINADVESLKRNRSIYESVVYTSNMTFAGNFPTIDFSEMDIDTEDILWDKISLEIRISNLQGIRNSMQVTLGEEDLPMTPKYNESYLSIIESSPLKVNYAENTSPINFNFHIKINGSESLKFVPLGKETRVSMDSNWHSPGFDGSPLPDEETKDIGANGFHADWQAFQINRQFQQKFLNKIPDLRSFGFGTNFIIPVDEYQKSERTSKYGFMVIGLTLLVFLLIQLVSKIYIHPFQYVMIGLALVMFYTLLISISEHSSFLKAYLIAGGSVLGLITLYSRAILKGFKFPLLVSLSLASLYGFIYVIIQLENYALLVGSIGLFVILAIVMFASRKIDWGND, encoded by the coding sequence ATGGAACAAAGAAGAAGTAAATTCGGAAACTGGATGCGCAACTCGATCACCGCCAGGATGCTGGTAGTAGGTTTCCTGTTATTGGTATTGCTAATCCCACTACAATTTGTACAATTTCTCATTGAAGAACGGAGCTACCGGCAACACGAAGTTATACAGGAGATCAATAGTAAATGGGGAAACGAGGTACTTATCTCTGGCCCTATCCTCAAGATCCCTTATAAAGAACTCAAGGAAGAACGGATCTACGACAGCAATTCGAAAGTCACACAAACCACCACCAGGACTGTTATTAGTCATGCTTATTTATTACCGGACTCCCTGGTGATCAACGCAGATGTGGAGTCTCTAAAACGTAACAGAAGTATCTACGAATCTGTGGTGTACACCAGTAATATGACCTTTGCCGGAAACTTTCCTACCATCGATTTTTCTGAAATGGATATCGACACGGAAGACATTTTATGGGATAAGATATCCCTGGAGATAAGAATCTCCAACTTACAAGGTATTCGCAATAGTATGCAGGTTACCCTGGGAGAAGAAGATCTCCCCATGACACCAAAATACAATGAAAGTTATCTCAGTATAATTGAGAGTTCTCCCCTAAAAGTGAACTATGCTGAAAATACCTCTCCTATAAACTTTAATTTTCACATCAAGATCAACGGTAGTGAGAGCCTGAAGTTTGTTCCGCTGGGGAAAGAAACCCGGGTAAGTATGGATTCTAACTGGCATTCCCCCGGTTTTGATGGGAGTCCGCTACCCGATGAAGAAACCAAAGATATTGGTGCCAACGGATTTCATGCAGACTGGCAAGCTTTTCAGATCAACAGGCAGTTTCAGCAGAAATTTTTAAATAAAATACCCGATCTGCGTAGTTTTGGCTTCGGAACTAATTTTATCATCCCTGTAGACGAATACCAGAAAAGCGAACGCACCTCTAAATACGGTTTTATGGTTATTGGCCTAACCTTACTTGTTTTTCTACTCATTCAACTGGTTTCGAAAATTTATATCCACCCATTCCAGTACGTTATGATAGGGCTCGCCCTGGTGATGTTCTATACCTTGCTAATCTCTATTTCGGAGCACAGTAGTTTCCTGAAAGCCTATCTCATTGCCGGAGGTTCGGTGCTTGGATTGATCACCTTGTATTCTCGCGCTATCCTTAAAGGATTTAAATTTCCGTTATTGGTATCGTTATCACTCGCTTCTCTATACGGATTTATATATGTGATCATCCAACTGGAAAACTACGCATTACTGGTTGGTAGTATAGGTCTCTTTGTGATTCTAGCGATAGTTATGTTCGCCTCCCGGAAGATCGACTGGGGTAACGATTAA
- a CDS encoding ribosomal maturation YjgA family protein — protein MMKVLFKKRYFIPFLLVLVCEIAIAIFHFHRFVRGFLGDVLVIPLLYFLLRAFLTITHKSTIYVVLGFAFIVEILQLFKLSEIMNINSEVLETILGNTFDWKDLLAYGLGAFCIHLVHVVTAD, from the coding sequence ATGATGAAAGTTTTATTTAAAAAGCGCTATTTCATTCCTTTTTTGTTGGTTTTGGTTTGCGAAATAGCCATTGCTATCTTTCACTTTCATCGTTTTGTAAGAGGGTTCCTGGGAGATGTACTGGTAATTCCGTTACTGTATTTTCTGCTCAGGGCCTTTTTAACCATCACTCATAAGAGCACCATATATGTTGTACTTGGCTTCGCTTTCATTGTAGAAATTTTACAACTATTCAAGCTATCGGAGATAATGAATATTAATTCTGAAGTACTTGAAACAATCCTTGGAAATACTTTCGATTGGAAAGATCTTTTGGCCTATGGATTAGGTGCATTCTGCATCCATTTAGTACATGTAGTAACTGCTGATTAG